From the Pyxidicoccus trucidator genome, one window contains:
- a CDS encoding glycosyltransferase, with protein MSAQRTSSIHQVLPRLAWGDAVGNQVRYLQGLLRRWGYVSEIYAETWDDACKDQVRPVRDYAREAGRDSILLVHHSFESRLVPLITRAPGRKVLVYHNVTPARLFEGFERKVAAACDGARDELLALRPQVECAFAYSRFSAEELVAAGYRNVSVLPFAIDWTAFDTAPDPVLQAELGDGCANVLFVGRAVPSKKVDDVLRVFTAYQRLYQPRSRLVVAGYLHRDGAYGAYLHGLKDVLGAEQVRFLGRVSAAQLSACFATASAYLSMSRHEGFGVPLLEAMYRGVPVVAYGAAAVPETMGGAGLATLSDDPGDVAELLAVLERSPALREQVITAQRERLATLTQDAVAEQVRKAFQGVLSGGAETSPAPSPAASVELVCPGFTLRPDDAMSRLARRMAERLPGARILALRQRGAEPSLGLGPEDVGGVPVWHFTPDQPPRRESEALPGSSSLETVARGSPASVLLPGSSSLETAVRVSSAPVVLLGTDTLAAQAVLPHVKERAWGVYEASLPGSLLEPARQQLGRRMVMLDASSPDDALRAMLSALPSTAGGSRAT; from the coding sequence GTGAGTGCTCAGCGAACCAGCTCCATCCACCAGGTCCTCCCCCGGCTCGCCTGGGGGGACGCGGTGGGCAACCAGGTGCGCTACCTCCAGGGGCTGCTGCGCCGCTGGGGCTACGTGTCGGAGATCTACGCGGAGACGTGGGACGACGCCTGCAAGGACCAGGTGCGCCCGGTGCGTGACTACGCGCGCGAGGCGGGCCGGGACTCAATCCTGCTGGTGCACCACAGCTTCGAGTCGCGCCTGGTGCCGCTCATCACCCGGGCGCCCGGCCGGAAGGTGCTCGTCTACCACAACGTGACGCCTGCCCGGCTGTTCGAGGGGTTCGAGCGGAAGGTGGCCGCCGCGTGTGACGGCGCCCGTGACGAGCTGCTGGCGCTGCGGCCCCAGGTGGAGTGTGCCTTCGCCTACTCGCGCTTCAGCGCGGAGGAGCTGGTGGCGGCGGGGTACCGGAACGTCTCGGTGCTGCCCTTCGCCATCGACTGGACGGCGTTCGACACGGCGCCGGACCCGGTGCTCCAGGCGGAGCTGGGGGACGGCTGCGCCAACGTGCTCTTCGTGGGGCGCGCGGTGCCGAGCAAGAAGGTGGATGACGTGCTGCGCGTCTTCACCGCATACCAGCGGCTGTACCAGCCGAGGAGCCGGCTCGTGGTCGCCGGCTATCTGCACCGTGACGGCGCCTATGGGGCCTACCTGCACGGGCTGAAGGACGTGCTCGGCGCGGAGCAGGTGCGCTTCCTCGGGAGGGTGAGCGCGGCACAGCTCTCCGCGTGCTTCGCTACCGCGTCGGCGTACCTTTCCATGAGCCGGCACGAGGGCTTTGGCGTCCCGCTGCTGGAGGCCATGTACCGGGGCGTGCCGGTGGTGGCGTACGGGGCCGCGGCGGTGCCGGAGACGATGGGCGGCGCGGGGCTCGCGACGCTCTCGGACGACCCGGGCGACGTGGCGGAGCTGCTCGCGGTGCTGGAGCGGAGCCCGGCCCTGCGCGAGCAGGTCATCACCGCCCAGCGCGAGCGGCTGGCCACGCTGACCCAGGACGCCGTGGCCGAGCAGGTGCGGAAGGCCTTCCAGGGAGTGCTCTCCGGGGGCGCGGAAACGTCCCCTGCCCCGTCCCCGGCCGCCTCGGTGGAGCTGGTGTGCCCGGGCTTCACGCTGCGCCCTGACGACGCCATGTCCCGTCTCGCGCGGAGGATGGCGGAGCGGCTGCCGGGGGCTCGCATCCTTGCCCTCCGTCAACGGGGCGCGGAGCCCTCCCTGGGCCTGGGCCCCGAAGACGTGGGAGGAGTCCCGGTGTGGCACTTCACTCCGGACCAGCCGCCGCGACGTGAATCGGAGGCGCTGCCCGGGTCCTCGTCACTGGAGACGGTGGCGCGGGGCTCCCCGGCGTCGGTGCTGCTGCCCGGCTCCTCGTCGCTGGAGACTGCGGTGCGAGTCTCCTCGGCGCCGGTGGTGCTGCTGGGTACGGACACGCTCGCCGCGCAGGCAGTGCTGCCCCACGTGAAGGAGCGGGCCTGGGGGGTGTACGAGGCCTCGCTTCCCGGGTCGCTCCTCGAACCTGCACGGCAGCAACTGGGCCGGCGGATGGTGATGCTGGACGCGTCGAGTCCCGACGATGCCCTGCGGGCGATGCTGAGCGCCCTGCCCTCTACAGCTGGAGGTTCCCGTGCGACCTGA